The Vigna unguiculata cultivar IT97K-499-35 chromosome 1, ASM411807v1, whole genome shotgun sequence nucleotide sequence ACCCTGCAAAACACATCCACAATATCATAATGCTTTCCCACTGTTCTGCATTTAAATCTATGAATGAAGTCCATAAAATGAGTATATTCTGAATTCAAAAGAGTGTTTGAAAATTGATCTCAATTGATTTGGTATTTGTAAAAGGGTATCTGTTTGGTTACGTTTGAGGATCATTGTATTCAAGATACTCTCTCTCAACGTTCTCTGTAGCTGTGCGTGGTGTGTCGTTCTTGGCTTGTGGCTGCAGCTTGGCTTCAGGGTACATCTCTGCCATGCAGGCTTCCCCTCCCACAGTTTCACATGCTTCTGCTGGAAACACTCTGAAAACAAAGCAGCCATTAAAACACAAAAACTCAGACATGAAATTTTGATGCAAATCTCAATTTACAAAAGAGTTTTAAGTCAGAAGGAATGACTTACGAGAAGGCCGAGTTATAGTCCACTGTTGAAGTGTCAGGATCGGCGGTTGCAACCCTAATTGGAGAGTAACGAGGGGAGGAGCGTGGGGATTTCAATTTGGTAGGGAAGTTGGTGAGATGGGTGACAGTCTTTGTAGGTGCCAAAGGCACAACGTTGGGGGTAGCAAAGGTTAAAGCTGTTTGCATCTTGAAGGTGTTGGTTTGTTGAACTTTGAGCTTGGATTAAGATTATGAGGAGCAGTGATTCCTATTTATAGAAGAGGATGGAGTGAGATAAGGTTTAGGATGACAGTGCAAGAGTGGAATGAAGTGAGATATTTAAGGTGTAGGATAAGGTTGTCTTTTTGTGTTGGGGATCGTTCTGCTATAGCGGCTTCCATCAACTCCAGATATTTATTATGCTCTTGGAATTTTTTGATCATTGTAATAAGGAAAAATTTACCTTCTTCATCTGaggttttaaatttaagttttgtaAATGAATAAAGCAATTGTTAGAGAAGCTCTATCCGTAAAATgcaacttaattattaatttaaaagttttaagtaaacaaagtaatttatgttttaagtaAACAAAGGAATTAAGTTTTAAATCATTAAGTTATAAATTTTACAGTAAAATTGACAAGCTGATAAGGGAGAACAAAAcgaaataaaatgtaaaaaaaatgagtttgcTGATGGATTAATTAACAAGGCAAAACTTTTTATCTGCACATCTTTACAATTGAGAATTGCCTAATAGAACTAGTTAAATGTTAGAAGAATAGGATCAGCTCTGAGTATTACATCCAACAGATAACATGCTGCATGAGTCACAAATATTTGAAGAGCTAGTGATCTTCTTGAGGCTGACCAATTAGTAAGCAAATGAAAAGGTAAATTCAGCAAAATAACTCAAGCAGCAATTTGTGGTACAAAGCCAGATAAGAACTTAAGAATTGTGGCAAGTGgagcaaaagagaaaaaacatgAATAAAGGGGAGAAAAGAAGCTCAGCAACGAAATAAATACATTGAAAATCTCGTAAAACAAAACAGCTCACTATCATTTTCTTTATCcattatcacaaaaaaaaaatgttttttgcaGATACTTCTTTAGCCAATTAATACATTATAGAAGACAGACACCTATCATGCCACAGACTAAGGACTGTCCATTCCagaactgaaaaaaaaaatggtacaacAAACTTCTGGTTCAGAATTCCTGTAGTGTAATTTCTTGACCCTAACGTGAATCACCTGGATTGGTGGAATTATGCATATTCACTCCATTTTTTCACTTGGAGTTGAGATTGGTGCTACGCTCTGGCCGCAATAAGTGAAGAAACAGAACGCTGTTGGGGGGCTATGACAGCAGCCCTCAGAATGTAACTTCATCCCAGATTCTATAGAAGGTTGGGCACGatcaaacaataataatagaaagCAAAGGCACCATTTACGCCTCAGATTTTAAGGAATGTCTCACACAGACTAGATCATCCAACCTATTGCCATCCATTTTATATAGAGAGACCCCTTGCATCTGCTTATAATAATCCTGTGCTTCCCGCCTCAAACTCTCAAAAGGCATCACTTCCCATTTactataatttgaatatttccTGACATCACTCATGTCTGGTGATCCTGAGACAGGTCCACTGTTATCTGGATCCACATTGCCCCACACCTTACAATTGCCAAACTGTCCTAAATCACCTCCATGACCGTCTTCATTCCTTTTCAAGCGCAAAGCTGCTGCATGTGCTTGCCTTATCATTTCTCTACTAGGTATATCTGACCAGTCTTCCCTCCTCTTAGATCTCATGGGCGAGTGAATCCTGATTACCTGACAATAAAACCCAAATcgaaaacattataaaatatacactCTAAATATATTGTGTatagaaatttataattaatgtatacCCCAAGACATTCTAGAAGTTGGTAATACGCTCTTCCTTGAAGTGGATTGTGTCCCTTCCTAGGCTTAGAGAAGTATCTTGTCctataagaaaaaacaaatgataAAAAGGGAAGATAAAAATGTTCGAAAGTCTTTTAGTATCACAACCTtacatttacaaaaataaataaacaaataatttaaaagttaagatTTGGTGTATCAATGGAGGAAACACCAAGAATTTGAGAAATAATCAATATCAAAATAGAAACTCACCATTCAGTGTATCCTGGATCAACAGTGAACCCATATATATCAATGATATCACACATGGAGAGCGCTAACTCAATAGATTTCATTCCAGTTCCTTTGGCACCTCGACGTAGTACAATTCCTTGGAAGAGATAGACTGGGTTGGGTATGGTCTGCAATAAAAggtagtttaaaaaaaatgtagataaACCTATTCTAGTAAGTAGCTAGGTATCCAGCTGCTCCCATCTGTACTGATATATACCTAAAAGCATTCAATAAAATGGTTATTAAAGAACAGATTATCACCTTTATAACTGCGTTGATTTCTCTGTGTGTCAGACTTTTGATTATGAGAACCTCAGTGTCTGCAAAAGAACAAAAGTGTTAATCCTTTCATATATAGATACCATAAACtaacagacaaaaaaaaaagaaaaaaattaggattaaaATCTCATAATATCTAGTGAACTTCTCGATTTCTACTTCCCATGTCTTGAGAAGCccagatatataaatatatttgtcaaCACATAGTTACAGGAATCCAACATTTTATTACATGTTTATCAAAAtagaaacttttttaaaaggcttaaatatgttttaagtcTCTCAATTTAATACAATTGTTTCCAATATACTATGTCCGCAGCTGTCAGCTACAATGGATTTTCAATCATGTACTATGTTGTAGAACCCAATATTATTGGAACTCTGTAAACTTTTAAGACTTGTTCTTTTGGAGGAATGCCAAAAATATGTTCGATGTCTACATGATGCATCCCAAGTATGAAGAGTTACACGATCTTGGAAAACATGGAGATCATCTTGGCCCTTGATCTAGAtctagaatttttaaaatttgaattttatttttgaattctCTTGTTTCTCCTATGTAATTCTCAGCCAAAGCTTGGCCTGAGTGGCTATATACATAGTCACTCCCTCTCTTCGTAAATCATTTTTATGATATGAGAATTTCAGAGATTTGTAGAAGCTCTTGTGAGAGTGATCACTTTTCTAGAGTCTTGTCTTGGTTCTTGGAAGTCAAGTAGTGATTCAACTTTTGGTGCTTATCTTTGTGAAGGAACATGAAGACCCACTACAAAAGTGGCACAATCATTCTTCCATTCTCCAAAgtcttattatcattttatctttgattTCTAGTTCTTATCTTCTATCCTTAACTTGTTCGATTATTATTTGTGTAGATCTATTCTATCCACAATTTACTTCATGTTCATGATATGTTCATCTACTTTGCTTCTTATTTGTGTTCATATGTTTGAATCCCAgttctatttttgctcttactCCTATTTAAATCTTGTGCATGGAATCATTGACTCAAGTTTCTCATGAGCTATTTCATGATTTAAAACAAGGAGGAGATTCAAATTGTCGTTTACTTTTGTGTTTCATATGCTTAAATAATTCAATGCATATATTACTCTTATCAATGACAATGACATGATATCCTTTATTGCGGAAGCTCGAGCGGAAATAAGAGAGTTGAAGATGTTCCTTGAAGCCAATTCACAGGAAGAAATAAAGCAAAAACATTATCAATTATATATGGTTTTGGTTTTATGTGCTATGAATCCAGACTTGGATCATGTTCATGATCAAATTTGCCAAGGCCAAGAGATTCATTCAATGGAAGATTAATTACACGATTTCTACAATATCCCTACTCTTAAAAGGAGTGGAAATTTGATTGAATCTGTTGGATCCTTTGTCATGATGTCTAATTGATGGAGAGGAGGACGTGGAAGTCAAGGTGAACGTTGGAGCAGAAGTGGTTGACCTTAGTGTTCTTATTATAAGAGGATGGGACACGCCCAAGAAACATGTTGCTTCTTTGCATGGTTGTCTTGAGAAAATAGTCGATGTATCCAAGCCAAAGAAAATGAACACAAGCTTTCTAAGGATGAGTATCCAGAATACCTTCTATACAAATCCAACAACCAAGCCCAATCATTTCAACACCTCGTACCTCAACTCAACAACCTGCATTTCTCAATGTTTGAATATTTAAGGTCTATGGATAATTGATTCAACTTTTAAGTGTGTCTTATCACATCTCTGGTAATCATTCCTTCTTCGCCTCAATATCTTCCCCAAAATTTCCTCATCTAACTACTCTAGCAAATGGCTCTAAGGTTACTTCCAAGGGAATTG carries:
- the LOC114176904 gene encoding light-regulated protein, chloroplastic; protein product: MQTALTFATPNVVPLAPTKTVTHLTNFPTKLKSPRSSPRYSPIRVATADPDTSTVDYNSAFSVFPAEACETVGGEACMAEMYPEAKLQPQAKNDTPRTATENVEREYLEYNDPQTVFRGEACDDLGGTFCEPEFQKNVF